The Athene noctua chromosome 11, bAthNoc1.hap1.1, whole genome shotgun sequence genome has a segment encoding these proteins:
- the AMER1 gene encoding APC membrane recruitment protein 1, whose product MHPNRPATMETGCTEEPARTRSQSVVCGQREGSDQRWEENGDRLPEPGNASVAPAEPQQPQPPPGKLKKTAFKLFGGKRSICTLPSFFGGRSKGQGKVASKKGLIKCKTHDGLSGAAYDKGSGVQLESPSEGSRDSHPCPLPSSQSAHLAIDTSTKFDFSQQDSSPPGSIEGCEKKPNGDKSSFPRPKKGLKGFFNSIRRHRKSKVTECEKAELPEWTGDSEETSKTPGVGMESRGAVEGRGLGPVPLAVACPGSSEDDHSVGTAANCGDGAEPRCLAADEGSSEGDAVAMPGKRDLLDTKSEADAVDCTEFDHGNLLLAFHPDFMDNDPPCLHSGDLLSIMLGDVTSLKSFDSLTGCGDDIAEPDIAESTISVERSRDATKRSSCLVTYQGGGEEMAIPEEAEEYLHQIWNSSAAEDRNYGAQVSSSSLETHALHEAEAHHYVGDVMDGIDLLTPQSDQQESAPNSDEGYYDSTTPGPEDEAGDGLGEIKKDRLPRDSYSGDALYEFDALMSPSHGEESLFESKVSRPGIFSYFLDFCLPAEKTLIQMMDQKGGVMETEEERLAAIQKELLYWELQREPVLKRLDIPSKEKCSREKQCVECKTRAASSIGKNQSGLGNEQVASHAPNRGVNSGVLVARAENPEWRDFPGTLCPENCYNGQKAQGSCLIQLTKNNSGFNSDLDCGLFGGSIHSGVAPAKAGMFPSYGLPEHECAGGVETTPGKPQVGSEHEPEHAVSFSQALVEFASSGTLFSSLSESLGSSASGSSFTQNLPALPTMVTFDVVDVEQEGEGECEQHPEMNAGEDIAEAFDDGYGQKESLAECDERMSPGYSPGSFQSCNWGVASLPRHLRLHGLSPSMPAPLSVARRSRSLDTESLEFELADLQVAKGGLQPGQLWSKREGGKKDLGGARRSRSKEEGELVAPDGGLSWLGLQPIQHDTDTAVGGVKHWGFAPAAAMESAWEPSEQPGTVSPFLSLSQNVAGETPDRRPQEPELNRHPLRPSNLPLQTDTRRFRETAGPYRYQGEVTAKKLARLLPLGETEPELPPSFSFSCSPKKRAKCKPVGIAQGVPQHPNGSTDTVKSPECCGEPLKGRAPPGHALPAGCRSTALNVTEAE is encoded by the coding sequence ATGCACCCAAACCGACCAGCTACCATGGAAACGGGCTGCACGGAGGAGCCTGCCCGGACCAGGTCTCAGTCGGTGGTCTGtgggcagcgggagggaagcGACCAGCGGTGGGAGGAGAACGGGGaccggctgcctgagccaggcaatGCCTCTGTCGCGCCTGCGGAGCCACAGCAACCTCAGCCACCCCCTGGCAAGctgaagaaaacagctttcaaactGTTCGGAGGGAAGAGGAGCATCTGTACGCTGCCCAGCTTCTTTGGAGGCAGAAGCAAAGGCCAGGGGAAAGTAGCCTCTAAAAAGGGCCTCATTAAATGCAAGACCCATGATGGGCTCAGTGGTGCTGCATATGACAAGGGCAGTGGGGTGCAGCTGGAAAGCCCTTCTGAGGGGAGCAGGGACTCGCATCCTTGCCCTTTGCCGAGCTCCCAAAGCGCTCACTTGGCCATAGACACCAGCACCAAGTTTGATTTCAGTCAGCAGGACAGCTCTCCACCTGGGAGTATTGAGGGCTGTGAGAAAAAGCCCAACGGAGATAAGTCCTCCTTTCCCAGACCCAAAAAAGGCCTGAAAGGATTTTTTAACAGCATCCGGCGTCACCGGAAGAGCAAGGTTACCGAGTGTGAGAAAGCAGAGCTCCCCGAGTGGACTGGGGATTCGGAGGAGACCAGCAAAACTCCTGGGGTGGGAATGGAGAGCCGAGGGGCTGTGGAGGGAAGGGGACTGGGGCCTGTCCCTCTTGCTGTGGCCTGCCCGGGGAGCTCGGAGGATGACCACTCAGTAGGCACAGCTGCCAACTGTGGTGATGGTGCCGAGCCCCGCTGTCTCGCAGCTGATGAAGGCAGCTCTGAGGGTGATGCGGTGGCAATGCCAGGGAAGAGAGACCTTCTGGATACGAAATCAGAGGCTGATGCTGTTGACTGCACAGAGTTTGACCATGGCAATCTGCTTCTGGCCTTTCATCCGGACTTCATGGACAATGACCCTCCCTGCCTACACTCTGGGGACCTTCTAAGCATCATGTTAGGAGATGTCACTTCCCTGAAGAGCTTCGATTCCCTGACGGGGTGTGGAGATGACATTGCTGAGCCCGACATCGCTGAGAGCACCATCTCTGTGGAGCGCAGCAGAGATGCTACTAAACGGAGCTCCTGCTTGGTCACCTACCAGGGCGGTGGGGAGGAGATGGCCATACCTGAGGAGGCAGAGGAGTACCTCCACCAGATATGGAACAGCAGCGCAGCAGAGGACAGGAACTACGGAGCCCAGGTGTCGAGTAGCAGTTTGGAGACCCATGCCTTGCACGAGGCAGAAGCCCACCACTACGTGGGGGATGTGATGGATGGCATTGACCTCCTGACACCACAGAGTGACCAGCAAGAGTCTGCCCCTAATAGCGATGAGGGTTATTATGACTCTACCACGCCAGGGCCAGAGGATGAAGCCGGAGATGGGCTCGGTGAGATCAAGAAGGACCGTCTTCCCAGAGACAGTTACAGCGGTGATGCACTTTATGAATTTGATGCTCTAATGAGTCCCTCTCACGGGGAGGAGTCCCTGTTTGAGAGCAAAGTCTCACGCCCAGGGATCTTCAGCTACTTCTTGGACTTCTGCCTCCCTGCTGAGAAGACCCTGATCCAGATGATGGATCAGAAAGGAGGGGTGATGGAAACAGAAGAAGAGCGGCTAGCAGCCATTCAGAAAGAGCTGCTCTACTGGGAGCTGCAGAGGGAACCGGTATTGAAACGACTTGATATTCCCAGCAAGGAGAAGTGTTCCCGGGAAAAGCAGTGCGTTGAATGTAAAACTAGAGCAGCCAGCTCAATTGGCAAGAATCAGAGTGGCCTTGGTAATGAGCAGGTGGCCTCACATGCCCCAAACAGGGGTGTGAATAGTGGGGTTTTGGTGGCTAGAGCTGAAAATCCAGAGTGGAGGGATTTTCCAGGGACTCTGTGTCCAGAAAACTGTTACAATGGCCAAAAAGCCCAAGGAAGTTGCCTTATTCAGCTCACAAAAAACAACTCAGGGTTCAATTCGGACCTGGATTGTGGGTTGTTTGGGGGCTCCATCCACAGTGGTGTAGCCCCAGCCAAAGCAGGGATGTTCCCTAGCTATGGACTCCCAGAGCATGAGTGTGCCGGTGGAGTGGAAACCACCCCTGGCAAGCCCCAGGTGGGCAGCGAGCATGAGCCCGAGCATGCTGTGAGCTTCTCGCAAGCACTGGTGGAGTTCGCCAGCAGCGGGActctcttctccagcctctccGAAAGCCTGGGGAGCTCTGCCTCCGGCTCTTCCTTCACCCAGaacctccctgccctccccaccatGGTCACCTTTGACGTCGTTGACGTGGagcaggaaggagaaggggaatgTGAGCAGCATCCTGAGATGAATGCTGGCGAGGACATTGCCGAGGCCTTTGATGATGGCTACGGACAGAAAGAGTCGTTGGCTGAATGTGACGAGAGAATGTCTCCAGGGTACTCCCCGGGCTCCTTCCAGAGCTGCAACTGGGGTGTTGCCAGCCTGCCCCGCCACCTCCGCCTCCACGGGCTGAGCCCCTCCATGCCAGCACCACTCTCCGTCGCCCGGAGGAGCCGGTCACTTGACACGGAGAGCCTGGAGTTTGAGCTTGCCGACTTGCAGGTTGCCAAGGGCGGCCTTCAGCCGGGCCAGCTCTGGTCGAAGCGGGAGGGTGGCAAAAAGGACTTGGGTGgagcaaggaggagcaggagcaaggAGGAGGGCGAGCTGGTGGCTCCTGATGGTGGGTTGAGCTGGCTGGGCTTGCAGCCCATCCAGCATGACACCGACACAGCTGTCGGGGGGGTCAAGCACTGGGGTTTCGCTCCGGCTGCCGCGATGGAGAGTGCCTGGGAGCCGTCAGAGCAGCCAGGCACCGTGTCCCCTTTCCTGTCTCTTTCCCAGAATGTTGCTGGAGAGACTCCAGACAGGCGGCCCCAAGAGCCGGAGCTGAACAGGCACCCGCTCAGGCCCTCCAATTTACCTCTGCAGACCGACACGAGGCGATTCCGGGAGACAGCCGGTCCCTACAGGTACCAGGGAGAAGTCACTGCTAAAAAGCTGGCCCGCTTGTTACCCTTGGGAGAAACAGAGCCCGAGCTGCCCCCAAGCTTTAGTTTCTCTTGCTCTCCGAAGAAACGTGCCAAGTGCAAGCCCGTCGGCATCGCCCAGGGCGTGCCTCAGCATCCCAACGGCAGCACCGACACCGTAAAGAGCCCGGAGTGCTGCGGAGAGCCCCTGAAAGGCAGAGCCCCCCCCGGGCACGCGCTGCCCGCCGGCTGCCGGAGCACGGCACTGAACGTCACCGAAGCCGAATAG